The following proteins come from a genomic window of Gimesia chilikensis:
- a CDS encoding ribosomal protein L7/L12, which translates to MDDTSAENSQPNADDSDQTKAMEQIVESLRQGNKIEAIKEYRELTGSGLKESKEAIEALIQKYEIPMKSGCASLLLIGLSSTLLLVFVCW; encoded by the coding sequence ATGGACGACACTTCCGCAGAAAATTCTCAACCCAATGCCGATGACTCTGACCAGACCAAAGCCATGGAGCAGATTGTCGAATCGCTCCGCCAGGGGAATAAAATCGAGGCCATCAAAGAGTACCGGGAACTGACTGGTTCCGGGCTGAAAGAATCGAAGGAAGCTATTGAAGCTCTGATTCAGAAATATGAGATCCCGATGAAGTCGGGCTGTGCCTCTCTCCTGTTGATCGGGCTTTCTTCGACGCTGCTGCTGGTATTCGTCTGCTGGTAA
- a CDS encoding DUF1559 domain-containing protein, protein MSFSPLQRRRGFTLIELLVVIAIIAILIALLLPAVQQAREAARRASCKNKLRQVALALHNYHDAHSVFPPGGITYGWCTLATPDPGRTTHNKNGLCLLLPYLDQSPLYNRLNLDTANSAQNTGYCCSYGGASSPLAGNPADNADEMAVLLDVFLCPSDSGSTHLGTGAPYGTSVAPGPAKTNYELSADQTIDCNLWSRQAPNARKMFGENSRCRIRDVKDGTSNTLMVCETTRTVANGEPPAWGMRGWVTTGGDIDPGINVWDIPTGWTRPDTGNLNSWGQVGSLHTGGAHFGLGDGSVRFISENTDLTLLRRLGTISDGFVVEIP, encoded by the coding sequence ATGTCTTTCAGTCCTCTTCAACGGAGACGCGGATTTACATTAATTGAACTACTGGTCGTGATCGCCATCATTGCGATTCTGATCGCCCTGCTTCTGCCTGCGGTCCAGCAGGCCCGCGAAGCAGCTCGTCGTGCCAGCTGTAAAAACAAGCTCAGGCAGGTCGCTCTGGCCCTGCACAACTACCACGATGCTCACAGTGTCTTCCCCCCCGGCGGAATCACCTACGGCTGGTGTACCCTGGCAACTCCTGATCCCGGTCGTACGACCCATAATAAAAACGGACTCTGTCTGTTGTTGCCTTATCTCGATCAGTCTCCCCTCTACAACCGACTCAACCTGGATACTGCCAACAGTGCGCAGAATACCGGGTACTGTTGCAGCTATGGTGGGGCATCCAGTCCCCTGGCAGGAAATCCGGCGGACAATGCGGATGAGATGGCTGTCCTGCTGGACGTCTTCCTCTGCCCTTCCGATTCCGGGTCGACACACCTCGGAACAGGAGCTCCCTATGGAACCTCAGTTGCGCCTGGTCCAGCCAAAACCAATTATGAATTGAGTGCCGACCAGACAATCGACTGTAACCTCTGGTCGAGACAGGCTCCGAATGCCCGCAAGATGTTCGGCGAGAACAGCCGGTGCCGGATTCGCGATGTCAAAGATGGAACCTCGAACACCCTGATGGTCTGCGAGACAACGCGTACCGTTGCCAACGGCGAACCTCCGGCCTGGGGGATGCGTGGCTGGGTGACTACAGGCGGGGATATCGACCCCGGAATCAATGTCTGGGATATCCCGACCGGCTGGACGCGACCCGATACCGGAAACCTCAACAGCTGGGGGCAGGTGGGAAGTCTGCATACCGGCGGGGCTCACTTTGGTCTCGGCGACGGATCGGTCCGCTTCATTTCGGAAAATACAGACCTCACTCTGCTGAGACGACTGGGGACCATTTCAGACGGTTTTGTCGTCGAAATTCCCTAG
- a CDS encoding ABC transporter permease produces the protein MSIFHLILQEMQHRKMNFLLGLLSVIVAVGCLIAALTLLQADEIQTALILQQKEDEVKQAGAELKDAMRKITKGLGFNILILPADQDLEEFHLTGVVSGTMPEDNMRKLSESKIVTINHMLPMVAKKVTWPEKELDIILTGTRGEVPQLHRALKKPLQQPVPAGAMVLGYQVQKKTGLKVGDEVQLMGKGFKVAKVFPERGNSDDSTVWINLKEAQQLLGMENLLNAILALECNCATEDRVAEIRKDVAEILPGTQIIERGPPALARAEARNTAAATAVASLEQEKANRIKLIERHASFAAILVPLVVLGCGAWIGFLSLENVRRRATEIGILRAIGVRSSQVFGIFIIKALLIGLVGALIGYFLGYWIGVTWGDLPAAADPAQVLFSGRWLLLSLVFAPLLSSLSSWIPALLAARQDPATILQEG, from the coding sequence ATGTCAATTTTTCATCTGATTCTTCAGGAAATGCAGCACCGGAAAATGAATTTTCTGCTGGGGCTGCTGTCGGTGATCGTTGCGGTCGGCTGTCTGATTGCCGCCCTGACTCTGTTGCAGGCGGACGAAATTCAGACCGCACTGATTCTGCAACAGAAGGAAGATGAGGTGAAACAGGCGGGAGCCGAGCTGAAAGATGCGATGCGGAAGATTACCAAGGGGCTCGGGTTTAATATTCTGATCCTCCCTGCCGACCAGGACCTGGAAGAGTTTCACCTGACCGGCGTCGTCTCGGGAACGATGCCCGAGGACAATATGCGGAAGCTGTCTGAATCCAAAATTGTCACCATCAACCACATGCTGCCGATGGTGGCGAAGAAAGTGACCTGGCCCGAAAAGGAACTGGATATCATTCTCACCGGCACCCGCGGTGAAGTGCCCCAGTTGCATCGGGCTCTGAAGAAACCACTACAGCAACCCGTGCCCGCGGGGGCAATGGTGCTGGGCTACCAGGTGCAGAAGAAAACCGGTCTCAAAGTGGGCGACGAAGTCCAACTGATGGGCAAAGGGTTCAAGGTCGCCAAGGTCTTCCCCGAACGGGGGAACTCCGATGACAGTACCGTGTGGATCAATCTCAAAGAAGCGCAGCAATTGCTGGGCATGGAAAATCTGCTGAATGCCATTCTGGCGCTGGAATGTAACTGTGCTACCGAAGATCGAGTCGCAGAAATCCGCAAGGATGTAGCTGAGATTCTGCCCGGCACCCAGATCATCGAACGTGGCCCTCCTGCCCTGGCCCGCGCCGAAGCACGCAACACGGCGGCTGCGACCGCGGTCGCATCACTGGAGCAGGAAAAGGCCAATCGGATTAAACTGATCGAACGGCATGCCAGTTTTGCCGCGATCCTGGTGCCTCTCGTGGTGTTGGGGTGTGGCGCCTGGATTGGTTTCCTTTCACTGGAAAACGTCCGCCGCCGGGCAACCGAGATCGGAATTCTGCGGGCGATTGGCGTGCGTTCTTCCCAGGTCTTCGGAATCTTTATCATCAAAGCACTGCTGATCGGCCTCGTGGGGGCGTTGATCGGCTATTTTCTGGGCTATTGGATCGGCGTTACCTGGGGTGACCTGCCTGCGGCTGCAGATCCGGCGCAGGTCCTCTTTTCGGGACGCTGGTTACTGTTGAGCCTGGTGTTCGCCCCCCTGCTGTCCAGTCTCTCCAGCTGGATCCCTGCCCTGCTGGCGGCCCGACAGGATCCTGCCACCATTCTCCAGGAAGGATGA
- a CDS encoding ABC transporter ATP-binding protein — protein MLLELEQLSKSFKSGPGRVQAVDGVSLTVDATEFVAIQGPSGCGKSTLLLMAGGLLSPDSGQVLIEGTNPYRLSSDQRARFRSQHLGFVFQQFHLVPYLNVLDNVLTPALASNRSQARERARALIEQFGLEQRLHHTPAQLSTGEKQRVALARALFHQPKILLADEPTGNLDSENSTIVLNALSQFAADGGCVLMVSHDDQAVQSAQRVLGIRDGRLVTPQESESLVNS, from the coding sequence ATGTTACTTGAACTGGAACAACTGTCGAAATCATTCAAGTCCGGTCCGGGCCGTGTCCAGGCAGTGGACGGCGTGAGCCTGACCGTCGATGCGACTGAGTTCGTAGCGATTCAGGGCCCCAGCGGCTGTGGTAAGTCGACACTGTTGCTGATGGCGGGGGGACTGCTCAGCCCCGATTCCGGCCAGGTACTGATCGAAGGGACTAACCCGTATCGTCTTTCGAGTGATCAACGGGCCCGTTTCCGTTCTCAACATCTGGGCTTTGTCTTTCAGCAGTTCCACCTCGTACCCTACCTGAATGTGCTGGATAACGTGTTAACGCCGGCCCTGGCATCGAATCGGAGTCAGGCCCGCGAACGCGCCCGTGCATTGATTGAACAATTCGGCCTGGAACAGCGTCTGCATCATACCCCGGCCCAGTTGAGTACCGGGGAAAAGCAGCGGGTGGCTCTGGCCCGGGCCCTGTTTCATCAGCCGAAAATTCTGCTGGCAGATGAGCCGACAGGCAACCTGGACAGCGAGAACTCCACTATCGTATTGAACGCACTCAGTCAGTTTGCCGCCGATGGTGGTTGCGTACTCATGGTCTCGCACGATGACCAGGCAGTACAGTCGGCGCAACGCGTGTTGGGGATCAGGGATGGTCGCCTCGTGACTCCTCAAGAATCAGAATCGTTAGTCAACTCCTGA
- the modA gene encoding molybdate ABC transporter substrate-binding protein, whose translation MKHPAPQPRIQVCSQSGRSGKVSGLVIAGGSVVFLVIMLVLLVYTPPKDTPSSSTTKTDSSSSQTDESEGGDSTADPEENALVMYCAAGIKPPVAAMAAQFAEEEFGMPVHLQYGGSGTLLSNLQVAKKGDLYLAADTSYIEIAREKGLVDEAVSVARMHPVIMVQKGNPKGIKSIDDLLKENVTVALANPDAASIGKLTKKVLTQHGKWESLSKSARVFKPTVSEIATDVMLGAVDAAIVWDATVNQHPEKADMVDIPEFTEAIKNVTVAVLTSTEKPREALMFARYLQAPEKGQKAFAELGYETVKGDKWDPHPTILLFSGGVNRLAIQDTLKEFEEREGVTINTVFNGCGILVGQINSGQRPDAYFACDTSYMVQVQPKFSIPLTVAETDMVVIVEKGNPKQIKSIYDLAGKDVRVGLAHHEQSALGALTKNLLTSLKKDDQNLYDLVQPNVKTNTPTADLLVNQLRTGSLDAAIVYRANLPYVKDKVDIIEIKEGDPLAEQPIAILKTTDYPNLMQRLVDKLTSNPSRGIFESIGFRWRITPESL comes from the coding sequence ATGAAACATCCCGCTCCTCAGCCCCGAATTCAGGTCTGCTCTCAATCAGGCCGCAGCGGAAAAGTGTCAGGCCTGGTGATCGCCGGCGGCTCGGTCGTCTTTCTGGTGATCATGCTGGTGTTGCTGGTCTATACGCCGCCTAAAGATACTCCTTCGTCGTCTACAACAAAGACAGACTCATCCAGTTCACAAACAGACGAATCCGAGGGGGGTGACTCCACTGCTGATCCGGAAGAGAATGCCCTGGTGATGTACTGTGCCGCGGGGATCAAACCGCCGGTCGCCGCGATGGCAGCCCAATTTGCCGAAGAAGAATTTGGCATGCCGGTTCACCTGCAGTACGGCGGGTCTGGTACCCTGCTCAGTAATCTGCAGGTGGCGAAAAAAGGAGACCTCTACCTGGCAGCCGATACGAGCTACATCGAGATTGCCCGTGAAAAGGGGCTGGTCGACGAAGCGGTGAGCGTGGCCCGGATGCATCCGGTGATCATGGTGCAGAAAGGGAATCCGAAGGGCATCAAGTCAATCGATGATCTGCTCAAAGAGAATGTCACCGTGGCCCTGGCGAATCCCGATGCCGCCTCGATTGGCAAATTGACCAAAAAAGTTCTGACGCAACACGGTAAATGGGAATCCCTTTCCAAGTCAGCCCGGGTGTTTAAGCCGACGGTATCGGAAATTGCAACCGACGTGATGCTGGGGGCCGTTGATGCCGCGATCGTCTGGGATGCGACCGTGAATCAGCATCCGGAAAAAGCAGACATGGTGGATATTCCCGAGTTCACCGAAGCAATCAAGAATGTAACCGTGGCCGTATTGACCTCTACGGAAAAGCCCCGGGAAGCGTTGATGTTTGCCCGTTATCTGCAGGCACCTGAAAAGGGGCAGAAAGCGTTTGCGGAGCTGGGCTACGAGACGGTTAAAGGCGATAAGTGGGATCCGCATCCGACCATTCTGCTGTTCAGCGGTGGTGTGAACCGGCTGGCGATTCAGGATACGCTCAAAGAGTTCGAAGAGCGCGAAGGGGTGACAATCAATACGGTCTTTAACGGCTGTGGTATTCTGGTGGGGCAGATCAACAGTGGTCAACGTCCCGATGCTTACTTCGCCTGTGATACTTCTTACATGGTGCAGGTGCAGCCCAAGTTCAGCATTCCCCTGACCGTGGCGGAAACCGATATGGTGGTGATCGTTGAGAAAGGAAACCCGAAGCAGATCAAGTCCATCTATGATCTGGCCGGCAAGGATGTGCGGGTGGGCCTGGCGCATCACGAGCAGAGTGCCCTGGGCGCATTGACGAAAAATCTGCTGACCTCCCTGAAAAAGGATGATCAAAATCTGTATGACCTCGTACAGCCCAATGTGAAAACCAATACGCCGACTGCAGATCTGCTGGTCAATCAGTTGCGTACGGGCTCGCTTGATGCTGCGATAGTTTACCGGGCGAATCTGCCTTACGTCAAAGACAAGGTCGACATCATAGAAATCAAAGAGGGGGACCCCCTGGCCGAACAGCCGATTGCGATTCTGAAAACGACCGATTATCCGAATCTGATGCAGCGTCTGGTGGATAAACTGACTTCCAATCCTTCGCGTGGCATTTTCGAATCGATCGGCTTCCGCTGGCGGATTACACCGGAGTCACTATGA
- a CDS encoding ABC transporter permease produces MSASNSEESPRTWKSRSDLPFYAVFVAVSAVYILLIVAMLAAETTYTTPGHIMRSFQKPEIRYAIWLSLVSCAITTVLSLWVSVPIGYLMSRHQFPGKTLIDAILDIPIVLPPLVIGLCLLILFQIQLPQFEWLNEMVAAKSGIVYDKVAAAAVADQTQSLDELIRKITKVLFGRAIGVTYEIPSIILAQFMVACAFAVRTMRVTFDQIGPRYEQVALTLGCNRGQAFWRVVFPQAYRGLLAAATLAWARSLGEFGPILIFSGATRMKTEVLPTTVFLELTVGNIEGAVAASLIMVVSALIVLVIARMFGLTRSAAI; encoded by the coding sequence ATGAGTGCGTCGAATTCTGAAGAATCTCCTCGCACATGGAAGTCGCGTTCTGATCTCCCCTTTTATGCCGTGTTTGTGGCCGTCAGTGCCGTATACATTCTGTTGATCGTGGCGATGCTGGCTGCGGAGACGACGTATACGACTCCCGGTCATATCATGCGGTCGTTTCAGAAGCCGGAAATCCGCTATGCGATCTGGTTGAGCCTGGTTTCCTGTGCGATTACGACCGTGCTTTCGCTCTGGGTCTCGGTACCCATTGGCTACCTGATGTCGCGGCATCAGTTTCCGGGAAAGACGCTGATAGACGCGATTCTGGATATTCCGATCGTGCTCCCTCCCCTGGTCATCGGTCTTTGTCTGTTGATACTGTTTCAGATCCAGTTACCCCAGTTTGAATGGCTGAATGAAATGGTGGCGGCGAAGTCTGGCATCGTGTATGACAAGGTGGCTGCAGCGGCCGTCGCGGACCAGACACAGTCACTGGATGAGTTGATTCGCAAGATCACCAAAGTGCTGTTTGGGCGGGCTATCGGGGTGACTTACGAGATTCCGAGTATCATTCTCGCACAGTTTATGGTGGCGTGTGCCTTTGCCGTACGGACGATGCGGGTCACTTTCGACCAGATCGGTCCCCGCTATGAACAGGTAGCGTTGACCTTGGGATGCAACCGGGGGCAGGCTTTCTGGCGGGTCGTCTTTCCGCAGGCCTATCGGGGACTGCTGGCTGCAGCGACCCTGGCGTGGGCCCGCTCGCTGGGAGAATTTGGCCCGATTCTGATCTTCTCGGGGGCGACCCGGATGAAAACCGAGGTGCTGCCGACAACCGTGTTTCTGGAACTGACCGTGGGAAATATCGAGGGGGCCGTAGCCGCTTCCCTGATTATGGTTGTTTCCGCCCTGATTGTGCTGGTGATTGCCCGCATGTTTGGTCTGACCCGCTCGGCGGCGATATAG
- a CDS encoding ATP-binding cassette domain-containing protein: MISVKNLCVQVGDFRLNDVSFEIPQGHYAVLMGKTGSGKTTILETICGLKKVQSGEVFLNGKDMTHAKPAEREIGYVPQEGVLFHTMTVKDNLAFALEIRKWKQREIDERVDELANLLGITGLLNRTPHGLSGGETQRVSLGRALAARPGILCLDEPLSALDEDTRGEICDLLNNVQHVTGVTALHITHNISESERLGDVKLTINNGKLSMLPGGNPKKTVASPNTEPSETPADTRAH; the protein is encoded by the coding sequence ATGATTTCGGTAAAAAACCTTTGTGTACAAGTGGGTGACTTCCGGCTGAACGATGTCAGCTTTGAAATTCCTCAGGGGCATTACGCCGTACTGATGGGGAAAACGGGGAGCGGGAAGACGACCATTCTGGAGACGATCTGCGGTCTGAAAAAAGTGCAGTCGGGCGAAGTCTTCCTGAATGGCAAAGACATGACTCATGCCAAACCGGCTGAGCGTGAGATCGGATATGTGCCCCAGGAAGGCGTGCTGTTCCATACGATGACGGTCAAAGATAATCTGGCATTCGCTTTGGAAATCCGTAAGTGGAAGCAACGCGAGATTGACGAACGCGTCGATGAACTCGCGAACCTGCTGGGTATCACCGGATTATTGAACCGGACCCCACACGGCTTAAGCGGTGGAGAGACACAACGGGTGTCTCTGGGACGTGCGCTGGCGGCCCGGCCTGGGATTCTGTGTCTGGATGAACCCTTGAGTGCGCTGGATGAAGATACGCGTGGAGAGATCTGCGATCTGTTGAACAATGTTCAGCACGTGACCGGTGTGACAGCGCTGCACATCACTCATAATATCTCCGAATCGGAACGTCTGGGAGATGTGAAATTGACGATCAACAATGGTAAGCTGAGTATGCTGCCCGGCGGAAATCCGAAGAAAACCGTCGCCAGTCCGAACACGGAACCTTCTGAAACTCCAGCTGACACGAGAGCTCACTAA
- a CDS encoding MoaD/ThiS family protein, which translates to MKIAVEYTAQVKKAAGVGREEFEVPAGTTLQELVKTVAESRADSLKPLLFPAGEALHPSMLLFVSNEQVLWDEPLTLEPHHSVTILSPISGG; encoded by the coding sequence ATGAAAATTGCGGTCGAATATACAGCCCAGGTCAAAAAAGCGGCTGGTGTCGGAAGAGAAGAATTTGAAGTCCCCGCGGGCACGACGCTGCAGGAACTGGTCAAGACTGTGGCTGAGTCGCGGGCCGATTCACTGAAGCCACTGCTGTTCCCTGCCGGCGAGGCCCTGCATCCTTCCATGCTGTTGTTTGTTTCCAATGAACAGGTGCTGTGGGATGAACCGCTGACGCTGGAACCGCATCACAGCGTTACGATCCTTTCCCCGATCTCCGGAGGATGA
- a CDS encoding HesA/MoeB/ThiF family protein yields MMSGFAPLTDEERAVYEWQIWVPEFGEAGQEKLKNASVLVSRCGGLGSVVAYELAAAGVGKLVLAHAGNVKPSDLNRQLLMTHDWLGKPRVESAERRLKELNPRLEIVAIQENISEENAVAIVDQVDLIVDCAPLFPERYAMNRQSVLQQKPLIECAMYDLEAQITTFLPGETGCLACLYPDDPPAWKREFPVFGAVSGTVGCMAAMEAIKVLAGFGETLANQLLMFDLRDMTFHRNRIQRRSDCPVCGA; encoded by the coding sequence ATGATGTCTGGTTTCGCTCCCCTGACAGATGAAGAACGAGCCGTTTACGAGTGGCAGATCTGGGTGCCCGAGTTCGGCGAAGCCGGGCAGGAGAAGCTGAAGAATGCGTCGGTGCTGGTTTCACGTTGTGGCGGTCTGGGGAGTGTTGTGGCTTATGAACTGGCTGCTGCGGGAGTCGGCAAGCTGGTCCTGGCTCACGCCGGGAATGTGAAACCGAGCGATCTGAACCGGCAGCTGTTGATGACGCATGACTGGCTGGGAAAGCCACGCGTTGAATCCGCAGAGCGGCGTTTGAAGGAACTGAATCCACGGCTGGAGATCGTGGCGATCCAGGAAAATATTTCGGAAGAGAATGCAGTGGCGATTGTGGATCAGGTAGATCTGATCGTCGACTGTGCACCGCTCTTCCCCGAGCGGTATGCCATGAATCGGCAGTCCGTTCTGCAGCAGAAACCACTGATCGAGTGCGCGATGTACGATCTCGAAGCACAAATCACGACCTTTCTACCCGGTGAGACCGGGTGCCTGGCCTGTCTGTATCCCGATGATCCCCCGGCCTGGAAACGGGAGTTTCCCGTGTTTGGTGCGGTTTCGGGAACCGTGGGTTGCATGGCGGCGATGGAGGCCATCAAGGTGCTCGCGGGGTTTGGCGAGACGCTGGCCAATCAACTGCTGATGTTTGATCTGCGCGACATGACATTTCACCGCAACCGGATTCAGCGCCGTTCCGATTGCCCGGTCTGTGGAGCCTGA
- a CDS encoding neutral/alkaline non-lysosomal ceramidase N-terminal domain-containing protein has protein sequence MKNNIQRYLVVLVLAGIVTVGGNSRLSAAEAKQQTEWKAVAASVVITPEKPMWMAGYAARTEPSKGKVHDLYAKLLILEDSRGKKLVMITTDLIGITPALRDPIAARLEEDFQIPAAALLMNASHTHCGPELREKKASRRGLGGDRGAQARVYTQELVRKLVAAIGEALPQLEPAVLKYSYGRAGFSMNRRLPTENGVINSPHPQGPVDQRVPVLMVERPDSSLMAVLFGYACHNTTLSFYQFCGDYAGYAQEYLQADHPGTVAMFMMGCGGDQNPYPRRTLDLAKQHGRALANAVETAISVKQPRLIHGPLGVAMGDVELEFATPPTKAELLKQKENGNKYEVSHATRLLDQLEERGGIQTEYAFPLQVVQFGKDLTLVAVCGETVVDYSHRFQKELKSGHGAGETDPIVWVAGYSNHVFGYLPSLRVLKEGGYEGARAMIYSSYPGPFKESVEARVAAKVHQLTEQARREVLGD, from the coding sequence ATGAAAAATAACATACAGCGTTATCTGGTGGTCCTGGTTCTGGCGGGAATCGTGACGGTCGGGGGGAATAGCCGACTGTCAGCAGCCGAAGCGAAACAGCAGACCGAATGGAAAGCCGTAGCGGCGTCGGTGGTGATTACTCCCGAGAAACCGATGTGGATGGCCGGTTATGCAGCCCGCACGGAACCTTCCAAGGGGAAAGTACACGATCTGTATGCCAAGCTACTGATTCTGGAAGACAGCCGTGGCAAGAAACTGGTGATGATCACGACCGACCTGATTGGTATCACCCCTGCCCTGCGTGATCCGATTGCGGCCCGCCTGGAAGAAGATTTTCAGATTCCCGCTGCGGCACTGTTGATGAATGCCTCGCATACGCACTGCGGACCGGAGCTGAGAGAAAAGAAAGCCAGCCGTCGGGGACTGGGCGGTGACCGTGGTGCCCAGGCGCGGGTTTATACGCAGGAGCTGGTGCGAAAACTGGTGGCCGCGATTGGGGAAGCCCTTCCTCAACTGGAGCCAGCCGTGCTCAAGTATTCGTATGGACGCGCCGGTTTTTCGATGAACCGCCGCTTGCCTACCGAGAACGGAGTGATTAATAGCCCGCATCCTCAAGGTCCCGTCGATCAACGGGTGCCCGTGCTGATGGTCGAACGGCCCGACAGTTCTCTGATGGCGGTACTGTTCGGTTATGCCTGTCATAATACGACACTCAGTTTCTACCAGTTCTGTGGTGACTATGCGGGCTATGCCCAGGAATATCTGCAAGCTGACCACCCGGGGACCGTGGCGATGTTCATGATGGGGTGTGGCGGGGATCAGAACCCTTACCCGCGACGGACGCTCGACCTGGCGAAGCAGCACGGAAGGGCGCTGGCCAATGCGGTTGAGACGGCTATCTCTGTGAAACAACCTCGCCTGATTCACGGTCCGTTGGGAGTGGCGATGGGCGATGTGGAACTGGAGTTTGCGACTCCCCCCACCAAAGCAGAACTGCTCAAGCAGAAAGAGAATGGCAACAAGTATGAGGTAAGTCACGCGACGCGTCTGCTGGACCAACTGGAGGAACGGGGCGGTATTCAGACCGAATATGCTTTTCCGCTGCAGGTGGTTCAGTTTGGAAAAGACCTGACCCTGGTGGCGGTCTGCGGCGAGACCGTGGTCGATTATTCGCATCGCTTCCAGAAAGAGCTGAAGTCGGGCCATGGTGCGGGTGAAACCGATCCGATTGTCTGGGTTGCCGGCTATTCGAACCATGTGTTCGGCTACCTGCCCAGCCTGCGGGTCCTGAAAGAGGGAGGCTATGAAGGCGCCCGGGCGATGATTTACTCTTCTTATCCCGGTCCGTTTAAAGAGTCGGTCGAAGCGCGTGTGGCTGCGAAAGTGCATCAGCTGACCGAACAGGCCCGCCGCGAGGTACTGGGGGATTAA
- a CDS encoding HD domain-containing protein — protein sequence MNSSKMRRQIVFEAARLMYSRQETEYYRAKMKAARKVCQGWVKPADLPSNREIRDEIQRFACTFEGESRTENLLAMRLQALRYLRLFKAFHPKIIGSTLTGHIRQGSDIDIHVFSHSCEAVTTQLDEEGTPYHVEHKTVKKHGEERVFTHIHVQDTYPVELTLYPTEKSSYGFKCSITGKRIERATLPEFEQLLEQDYPGIDLDQRLAEVEESVDRFQIYRMLLLPLAAVKQSKKYHPEGDALYHSLQVYDLACDELPYDEEFQLAALLHDVGKAIDSKNHVEAGLQALEGFITDRTAWLIEHHMEAHLIRSGTIGARARRRLMANENYEDLLLLEECDHSGREPGVQVPDVDDALESIRELSRLCS from the coding sequence ATGAATTCCAGCAAAATGCGCCGCCAGATCGTCTTTGAGGCGGCCCGACTGATGTATTCCCGTCAGGAAACTGAGTACTATCGCGCCAAAATGAAAGCAGCCCGCAAGGTCTGCCAGGGCTGGGTCAAACCGGCCGATCTTCCCAGTAACCGCGAAATCCGGGACGAAATTCAGCGTTTCGCCTGTACATTCGAGGGAGAGTCGCGCACCGAAAACCTGCTGGCGATGCGGCTGCAGGCCCTGCGTTATCTGCGACTCTTCAAGGCGTTTCACCCAAAAATTATCGGCAGTACCCTCACGGGTCATATCCGACAGGGATCGGATATTGATATCCATGTCTTTTCACACAGTTGTGAAGCAGTGACGACACAGCTGGATGAAGAGGGAACGCCGTATCATGTCGAGCACAAGACGGTGAAGAAACACGGGGAAGAACGCGTGTTTACACACATTCATGTGCAGGACACTTATCCGGTTGAACTGACGCTGTATCCGACAGAAAAATCGAGTTACGGCTTCAAATGTTCGATTACGGGGAAACGGATCGAACGCGCCACCCTGCCCGAGTTCGAACAGTTGCTGGAGCAGGATTATCCCGGTATCGATCTGGATCAAAGGCTGGCAGAAGTCGAGGAGAGTGTGGACCGCTTCCAGATTTACCGTATGCTGCTTCTGCCGCTGGCCGCGGTGAAGCAGTCAAAGAAATATCACCCCGAGGGGGACGCGTTATACCACAGTCTGCAGGTTTATGATCTGGCCTGTGACGAACTGCCTTACGACGAAGAATTTCAGCTCGCGGCACTGCTGCACGATGTGGGCAAAGCCATCGATTCGAAGAATCATGTCGAGGCAGGCTTGCAGGCGCTGGAAGGATTTATTACAGATCGAACTGCCTGGTTGATCGAACATCACATGGAGGCCCACCTGATCCGGTCGGGGACGATCGGTGCCCGGGCCCGTCGACGGCTGATGGCCAACGAAAATTACGAAGACCTGCTGCTGCTGGAAGAATGCGATCACAGTGGTCGCGAGCCGGGAGTGCAGGTGCCGGACGTGGATGACGCGCTGGAATCCATCCGCGAACTATCCCGCTTGTGCAGTTAA
- a CDS encoding response regulator — MTKRVLSVGQCMPDASALSRFLNTHFEVQIDESDVEQDTLEKLKTTAYDLVMINRKLDADYSDGIELMQTIKNTPDVKPCTLMLVSNFPEYQEQAVEVGAAYGIGKNEYRSPETVARLQPYLG, encoded by the coding sequence ATGACGAAACGAGTACTCAGTGTCGGGCAATGTATGCCGGATGCCAGTGCGTTAAGCCGTTTTCTGAATACCCATTTTGAAGTCCAGATCGATGAGTCGGACGTGGAACAGGATACGCTCGAGAAGCTGAAAACCACCGCTTACGACCTGGTAATGATCAATCGCAAACTGGATGCGGACTACAGCGACGGTATCGAACTGATGCAGACCATCAAAAACACGCCCGACGTGAAGCCCTGCACGCTGATGCTGGTTTCGAACTTTCCGGAGTACCAGGAACAGGCAGTTGAAGTGGGTGCCGCGTACGGAATCGGTAAAAACGAATATCGCAGCCCGGAAACCGTGGCCCGCCTGCAGCCTTACCTGGGCTGA